One Benincasa hispida cultivar B227 unplaced genomic scaffold, ASM972705v1 Contig285, whole genome shotgun sequence genomic region harbors:
- the LOC120069205 gene encoding probable leucine-rich repeat receptor-like protein kinase At5g63930, with protein MKQGVLNRNQFPRRTIMGFANSAIFILFVISFSFPQLVYGNSEVKALMELKASLDPENRVLRSWTIDGDPCGGKFVGVACNEHRKVANISLQGRGLSGKVSPAVAELKCLSGLYLHYNNLSGEIPREISRLNELADLYLDVNSLTGDIPDEIGNISSLQVLQVCCNQLSGKIPTQIGSLKKLTVLALQHNRLSGEIPTSLGSLEMLKRLYLSFNNLTGTIPFKISTIPQLEVVDVKNNSLFGHVPSGLRKLNEGFQGENNPGLCGVGFTTVRNCTVFDNQNMKGDVFQPFLSEPNITGTAQKNIPESADFYNANCNQLHCSKSTRVPKIAVVSAVLIVSVILMVSLFLTVFWYRRRKQKIGNSSVSCDDRLSTDQAREFYSKSASPLVCLEYSHGWDSLADGIKGLGLSQYLSKFIYNIEEVESATQYFSEANLLGRSSFSMVYKGVLKDGSSVAIRSINMTSCKSEEAEFLRGLNLLSSLRHENLISLRGFCCSRGRGEFFLVYDFASRGSLSRYLDVEDGSSLVLDWSKRVSIINSIAKGIAYLHREEANKPAMVHKNISIEKILIDHQFNALISDSGLSRLLADDIIFSSLKTSAAMGYLAPEYITIGRFTEKSDIYAFGVIIFQILSGTRRLTNSLLLEAEVCKFEDFIDKNLKGNFSESQATKLANLALSCTNELPINRPTIEDLIEELTKI; from the exons ATGAAACAGGGAGTGTTGAATCGCAATCAATTTCCAAGAAGAACAATCATGGGGTTCGCTAATTCCGCCATTTTTATATTGtttgtaatttcattttcatttccacaGCTTgtttatggaaattccgaagtgAAAGCGCTGATGGAGCTGAAGGCGTCTTTAGACCCAGAAAACAGAGTGTTAAGGTCTTGGACAATCGACGGCGACCCTTGCGGCGGAAAGTTCGTCGGCGTGGCCTGCAACGAACACCGGAAGGTGGCCAACATATCGTTGCAGGGACGTGGACTCTCCGGCAAGGTTTCGCCGGCGGTGGCAGAACTGAAATGCCTGTCGGGACTGTACTTGCATTACAACAATTTATCTGGAGAAATTCCTAGAGAGATTTCTAGATTGAATGAACTTGCTGATCTTTATCTTGATGTTAATAGCCTCACCGGTGATATTCCTGATGAGATCGGAAATATTTCAAGTCTTCAAG TGTTACAGGTTTGTTGCAATCAATTGAGTGGGAAAATACCAACTCAGATAGGATCTTTGAAGAAGCTAACAGTTCTTGCTTTACAACACAATAGATTAAGTGGTGAAATCCCCACATCACTAGGAAGTTTAGAAATGCTTAAAAGGCTTTATTTGAGCTTCAACAACTTAACTGGGACAATACCTTTCAAAATATCAACAATTCCTCAGTTGGAAGTTGTTGATGTCAAAAACAATTCCCTCTTTGGTCATGTCCCTTCTG GTTTGAGGAAGCTGAATGAAGGGTTTCAAGGAGAGAACAATCCAGGTTTGTGTGGAGTTGGGTTTACTACAGTGAGGAATTGTACTGTTTTTGACAATCAAAATATGAAAGGAGATGTGTTTCAGCCATTTCTATCAGAACCTAATATCACAGGCACAGCTCAAAAGAACATCCCTGAATCTGCTGACTTTTACAATGCTAATTGTAATCAACTTCATTGCTCAAAATCCACAAGAGTTCCAAAAATTGCTGTTGTTTCTGCTGTTCTTATTGTCTCTGTGATTCTGATGGTGTCTTTGTTTCTCACTGTGTTTTGGTACCGTCGTCGTAAACAGAAGATTGGCAACTCGTCTGTTTCGTGTGATGATCGGCTTAGTACGGATCAGGCTCGGGAATTCTACTCAAAGAGTGCTTCGCCGCTTGTGTGTCTTGAGTATTCCCATGGATGGGATTCATTAGCTGATGGGATCAAAGGATTGGGATTGTCTCAGTATCTCAGCAAGTTCATTTATAATATTGAAGAGGTTGAATCTGCAACTCAGTACTTCTCTGAGGCTAACTTGCTTGGTAGAAGCAGTTTTTCAATGGTTTACAAAGGAGTTTTGAAGGATGGTTCTTCTGTAGCCATTAGGAGCATTAATATGACTAGTTGCAAGTCTGAAGAAGCCGAGTTTCTTCGAGGGTTGAACTTGCTAAGCTCTTTACGACATGAAAACCTCATTAGTTTGAGAGGCTTCTGTTGTTCCAGGGGCCGAGGTGAGTTCTTCCTCGTATACGACTTTGCTTCGAGAGGAAGCTTGTCTCGGTATTTAGACGTCGAAGACGGTAGCAGCCTTGTTCTTGACTGGTCTAAGAGAGTTTCTATCATCAATAGCATTGCAAAAG GCATTGCATATTTACATCGTGAAGAAGCAAACAAACCAGCCATGGTTCACAAGAACATATCGATTGAGAAGATTCTCATTGACCATCAGTTCAATGCATTGATCTCGGACTCCGGCCTCTCCAGACTTCTTGCAGATGACATTATCTTTTCGTCTCTTAAAACCAGTGCAGCCATGGGATATCTTGCACCTGAATACATTACGATCGGTCGTTTCACAGAGAAGAGCGACATATATGCATTTGGAGTCAtcatatttcaaattctttcaggGACACGGAGACTTACAAACTCTCTTCTGCTGGAAGCGGAAGTATGCAAATTCGAAGATTTTATTGACAAAAATCTGAAAGGAAACTTCTCAGAATCCCAAGCTACAAAGCTAGCAAATCTTGCTCTATCATGTACCAATGAGCTCCCCATCAATAGGCCAACCATTGAAGATTTGATAGAGGAGCTTACCAAAATTTAG
- the LOC120069206 gene encoding putative transferase At4g12130, mitochondrial: protein MHRSTLTSHFCKLLANGYKSRRGFCSSNTHSHFNNAGGPMAAHLKSRSVIRFRGPDTVKFLHGLLTNDVRRFGEPPSDKTSSLPTPNLAPVSVLPMYAAMLTPQGRFLYDFFLYRPPRPEEKLDRTGSGPGPASDEPVELMADVDSSVLDELLVTLKKYRLRSKVDIENVAEEFSCWQRFGEKLSRKASSAEEPEAASVGWGANVDPAAMSASRGEDIGWQWFQDPRLECLGFRGIFPSNQTPPLIEADKETDEDNYVLWRLEKGVTEGSTEIQKGEAIPLEYNLVGLNAISFDKGCYVGQELVARTHHRGVIRKRVVPLKFLNDRGEDVEQKVSSGSEVINSASNKKAGNVIAALGYRGLGLLRLEEAFRGSQSLAIQGLEGVRVETVRPDWWPAKWFQEHQ from the exons ATGCACCGTTCAACACTCACTTCCCATTTCTGCAAATTACTCGCCAATGGATACAAAAGCCGTCGTGGGTTTTGTTCATCCAACACCCATTCCCACTTCAACAACGCAGGTGGGCCAATGGCCGCCCATTTGAAATCTCGCTCTGTTATTCGATTTCGGGGTCCCGACACCGTCAAGTTCCTTCACGGCCTGTTGACCAACGATGTGCGGCGGTTTGGGGAACCCCCAAGTGATAAAACGTCATCGTTGCCCACCCCCAATTTGGCGCCGGTGTCGGTTCTGCCTATGTATGCGGCTATGTTGACGCCACAAGGGAGGTTTTTATATGATTTCTTTTTGTATAGGCCGCCTAGGCCTGAGGAGAAGCTTGATCGGACTGGCTCTGGGCCTGGTCCGGCCTCGGATGAGCCGGTGGAATTGATGGCCGATGTGGATTCTTCTGTGTTGGATGAGCTTTTGGTGACGCTAAAGAA ATACCGCTTAAGGTCCAAGGTTGATATTGAGAATGTGGCAGAGGAGTTTTCTTGCTGGCAACGCTTTGGTGAAAAGCTTTCTAGAAAAGCTTCCTCTGCAGAGGAACCAGAGGCTGCCAGTGTTGGGTGGGGTGCTAATGTTGATCCAGCAGCAATGTCAGCTTCGCGTGGGGAAGACATTGGTTGGCAATGGTTTCAAGATCCAAGATTGGAATGCCTTGGTTTCAGAGGGATTTTTCCATCTAACCAAACAC CTCCCCTTATTGAGGCAGATAAAGAAACAGATGAAGATAATTATGTACTGTGGAGATTGGAGAAGGGAGTTACCGAAGGTTCAACTGAGATTCAAAAAG GTGAGGCAATCCCTCTTGAATACAACTTGGTGGGTCTAAATGCAATAAGTTTCGACAAAGGCTGCTATGTAGGGCAAGAGCTTGTCGCTCGCACACACCACCGGGGAGTTATCCGTAAACGTGTGGTTCCTTTGAAGTTTCTAAACGACAGAGGGGAAG ATGTAGAGCAGAAAGTATCATCCGGATCGGAAGTGATCAACTCTGCATCCAACAAGAAAGCAGGTAATGTGATTGCTGCACTTGGGTATCGTGGACTTGGTCTCTTGCGCTTGGAGGAAGCTTTCAGAGGATCACAAAGTTTGGCCATACAAGGTCTTGAAGGCGTGAGGGTTGAAACCGTCAGACCGGATTGGTGGCCGGCCAAATGGTTTCAAGAGCATCAATAA
- the LOC120069236 gene encoding peptidyl-tRNA hydrolase ICT1, mitochondrial — protein MKNRSFVFPRLKVVWKTMTVIRTITNMILREILHSQPYFTLSSPPIFPITLHNPNAALRFRLREISFGRVLCAASDSAGAGGKVSSRLSQVQQLLQEAEERALLADSEPAPKITLDHVTVNFARSGGPGGQNVNKVNTKVDMRFNVKDAYWLSERIRERIIQMEKNRINKDGELVISSTKTRTQKGNIEDALEKLQAIIDAASYVPPPPSEEKKKKIAKMAAIGEQKRLKSKKVLSDKKAFRRSRNSWD, from the exons ATGAAGAACCGTTCATTCGTCTTCCCCAGGCTGAAGGTGGTTTGGAAAACAATGACGGTCATTAGAACCATCACAAACATGATCCTCAGAGAAATCCTTCATTCCCAACCTTATTTTACTCTATCATCACCCCCAATCTTCCCTATAACTTTGCACAATCCCAATGCCGCTTTGCGATTCCGGCTGCGTGAGATCAGTTTCGGTCGTGTCCTATGCGCCGCTTCGGACTCGGCCGGTGCCGGAGGCAAGGTGTCTTCCCGGCTGTCTCAGGTTCAGCAGCTGTTGCAAGAGGCGGAGGAGCGCGCTCTATTGGCTGACAGCGAACCCGCCCCTAAAATCACTCTCG ACCATGTCACTGTGAATTTTGCAAGAAGTGGTGGGCCGGGAGGTCAGAATGTTAACAAAG TGAACACGAAGGTTGACATGCGCTTCAATGTTAAAGATGCATATTGGCTAAGCGAGAGAATCAGGGAAAGGATTATACAAATG GAGAAAAATCGGATCAACAAGGATGGAGAGCTTGTAATTTCATCCACAAAAACTAGAACACAGAA gGGTAACATTGAAGATGCCTTGGAGAAACTTCAG GCTATAATTGATGCTGCTTCTTATGTCCCGCCACCTCCCtcagaagagaaaaagaagaaaattgctAAGAT GGCGGCTATTGGGGAACAGAAGCGCCTTAAAAGCAAGAAGGTCCTGTCTGATAAGAAGGCGTTTCGAAGGAGTCGGAACAGTTGGGATTAA